Proteins from a genomic interval of Rhodoflexus caldus:
- a CDS encoding phosphotransferase family protein, protein MEQHIIDNPSAIRQGEELNVSNLAAFIRCNFPDWPGEVQVAQFPSGFSNLTYFVQVGDKELVLRRPPFGANIKSAHDMQREYGILQSLEPVYPKIPKPLIYTDDTSVIGAEFYMMERVRGLILRNRPPKGMELTADKMRTLSKAVIQNLADLHAINIYDTGLIRLGKPEGYVQRQVEGWIGRYEKAATDNVPAMNTAADWLRANLPAENSPALIHNDYKYDNVVLNPDDLSEIIAVLDWEMATVGDPLMDLGTTLGYWADADSPEMLKAFSLTAFPGNMNREEVAQCYAEASGRNIDHILFYYVFGCYKIGVIVQQIYARYKKGFTQDPRFANLIHLVHACGESAAKAIQYGRISNWR, encoded by the coding sequence ATGGAGCAACACATCATAGATAATCCTTCCGCCATTCGCCAAGGCGAGGAGTTGAATGTCAGCAACTTAGCTGCCTTTATTCGCTGCAACTTCCCTGACTGGCCGGGCGAGGTACAGGTAGCGCAGTTTCCTTCCGGTTTTTCTAATTTGACCTACTTTGTTCAAGTTGGCGATAAAGAATTGGTGTTGCGCCGCCCCCCGTTTGGTGCCAACATCAAGTCGGCGCACGATATGCAGCGCGAGTATGGCATCCTTCAATCGCTGGAGCCTGTTTATCCAAAAATACCTAAGCCGTTGATTTACACCGATGATACATCCGTTATCGGTGCAGAGTTTTACATGATGGAGCGGGTGCGGGGGCTTATCCTGCGCAACCGCCCGCCCAAAGGCATGGAACTTACGGCAGATAAAATGCGCACCCTTTCAAAGGCCGTGATTCAAAATTTGGCAGATTTACACGCCATCAATATCTACGATACCGGCTTAATCCGACTCGGGAAGCCCGAAGGCTATGTGCAGCGGCAAGTGGAAGGTTGGATTGGGCGCTATGAAAAAGCTGCTACCGACAACGTGCCTGCAATGAATACGGCCGCTGATTGGCTGCGCGCCAACTTGCCTGCGGAAAATAGCCCTGCACTGATTCACAACGACTACAAATACGACAATGTGGTGTTAAACCCCGATGACCTCTCGGAAATTATCGCCGTTCTGGACTGGGAAATGGCCACCGTCGGCGACCCGCTCATGGACTTGGGTACCACCTTGGGCTACTGGGCTGATGCCGACAGCCCCGAAATGCTCAAAGCGTTTTCCCTGACAGCCTTTCCGGGAAATATGAACCGCGAAGAAGTTGCACAATGCTACGCCGAGGCAAGCGGCAGAAACATTGACCACATATTATTTTATTATGTATTTGGCTGCTATAAAATAGGAGTCATCGTGCAGCAGATTTATGCCCGCTACAAAAAAGGCTTTACACAAGACCCGCGCTTTGCCAACCTGATTCACTTGGTTCATGCCTGCGGGGAAAGTGCCGCCAAAGCCATTCAATATGGCAGAATCAGCAATTGGAGATAG
- a CDS encoding thioredoxin family protein — protein MTSFLKAGLLFAGAILLQTTAFAQGIAFTKGKWQEILAKAKAENKPIFVDFYAEWCGPCKFMSKNVFTDAEVGDYYNANFISVKIDAEKEEPELVRASRIEAYPSLYYFSPDGTVINKNIGALDKTGFIAFGKKVLSGQAAVKELPALKAKYEANTNDAAAARSYLLALAQTDAGSEASTIAARYLSGLSDAQLQEEDNWTIIQKFVNNSDSREFKYVLNNANVFAEKYGKSLEEFVIKHMDATLTNAVRQKSIEKANEVKGMYVSLMKATNPEAREAGFYEGIIDMFYQQGIENEAGYISALIRWMEAYNMNERDELMRRSLEIASRSKEATPLAKAREWSAKALKMGEDAVSCYVYAFVLEQSGDKKNAKTYAEKALKMNPDEELSAYLQELIERIK, from the coding sequence ATGACCTCTTTTTTGAAGGCCGGCCTGCTGTTCGCCGGCGCTATCTTGCTACAAACTACGGCTTTTGCGCAAGGAATTGCTTTTACCAAAGGTAAATGGCAGGAAATTTTGGCAAAAGCCAAGGCAGAAAACAAACCCATCTTTGTTGATTTTTATGCGGAATGGTGCGGCCCTTGTAAGTTCATGTCCAAAAACGTATTTACCGATGCTGAGGTGGGCGACTATTACAACGCCAACTTCATATCCGTAAAGATTGATGCGGAAAAAGAAGAACCGGAACTGGTGCGCGCATCCCGAATTGAGGCCTATCCTTCGCTGTACTATTTCAGTCCCGACGGCACGGTGATTAACAAAAATATCGGCGCATTGGACAAAACAGGATTTATCGCATTTGGCAAAAAAGTACTCAGCGGTCAGGCTGCCGTTAAGGAGTTACCTGCCCTGAAAGCCAAATATGAAGCCAATACCAACGATGCCGCCGCTGCCCGCAGCTATCTGCTGGCACTGGCACAAACCGATGCAGGCAGCGAAGCAAGCACTATTGCCGCCCGTTACCTCTCAGGGCTGAGCGATGCGCAATTGCAGGAAGAAGACAACTGGACTATTATCCAAAAGTTTGTCAATAATTCCGACAGTCGCGAGTTTAAGTATGTGTTGAACAATGCAAACGTTTTTGCGGAAAAGTACGGGAAGAGTTTGGAAGAATTTGTCATTAAGCACATGGATGCTACTTTGACCAACGCTGTGCGACAAAAAAGCATAGAAAAAGCCAATGAAGTGAAAGGCATGTATGTAAGCCTGATGAAAGCCACCAATCCCGAAGCACGCGAAGCGGGATTTTATGAAGGGATTATTGACATGTTTTACCAGCAAGGTATTGAAAATGAAGCCGGTTATATCAGCGCGCTCATCCGTTGGATGGAAGCCTACAACATGAACGAACGCGATGAACTGATGCGCCGTTCGTTAGAAATAGCATCGCGCAGCAAAGAGGCAACCCCATTGGCAAAAGCGCGTGAGTGGTCGGCCAAAGCCCTCAAAATGGGTGAGGATGCTGTTTCCTGCTATGTATATGCCTTCGTACTTGAACAGTCAGGCGATAAGAAAAACGCAAAAACTTATGCAGAAAAAGCATTGAAAATGAACCCTGATGAGGAACTCTCAGCTTATTTGCAAGAGTTAATTGAACGGATAAAATAA
- a CDS encoding M23 family metallopeptidase — translation MAKIKYYYDTETCKYEELKRTTSDILINVAGFVTLSLFFSFFLFYIARTYFPSPSELALKEENEQLLLKYELLSKQMDDVSDVLKILQERDDKMYRLVFEAEPIADEIRKGGVGGAQKYRDMLDAGLKQEALIINSFKRLDQLKRQMYVQSKSYDEIVKMHAEKEKRLASMPAIRPVADNDLTMFISGYGMRMHPIYKVRKFHSGCDFSAPTGTPVYSTGDGVVRMADYDGGYGKCIEIDHGFGFATKYAHLSAYTVKVGQKVKRGQMIGRVGNTGTSVSSHLHYEVIKNGQKVNPIGYFFNDLSPEQYTKMLQIAAQDRPSLGGN, via the coding sequence ATGGCAAAGATAAAATACTACTACGACACGGAAACGTGCAAGTATGAAGAGCTTAAAAGAACCACTTCAGACATCCTTATCAATGTTGCCGGCTTTGTTACCCTCTCCCTGTTTTTCTCCTTCTTCCTATTCTACATTGCCCGCACCTATTTCCCTTCTCCCTCCGAATTAGCACTCAAAGAAGAAAATGAGCAACTACTGCTCAAATATGAGTTGCTTTCCAAGCAAATGGACGACGTTTCCGATGTGCTTAAAATCCTTCAAGAGCGCGACGACAAAATGTATCGCTTGGTTTTTGAGGCCGAGCCCATTGCCGATGAAATTCGCAAGGGGGGTGTTGGCGGTGCTCAGAAATACCGCGACATGTTAGATGCAGGATTGAAGCAAGAAGCCTTAATCATCAACAGTTTCAAAAGATTAGACCAGTTGAAGCGTCAGATGTACGTACAATCCAAATCGTATGATGAGATTGTCAAAATGCACGCAGAAAAAGAAAAACGGCTGGCTTCCATGCCTGCCATACGCCCTGTGGCAGACAATGACCTTACGATGTTTATTTCAGGTTACGGCATGAGGATGCATCCTATTTATAAGGTGCGTAAGTTCCACAGCGGTTGCGATTTCTCCGCCCCTACCGGAACACCTGTTTATTCTACGGGAGACGGCGTGGTGCGCATGGCTGACTATGACGGCGGATACGGCAAATGTATTGAAATAGACCATGGTTTCGGTTTTGCAACCAAATATGCTCACTTGTCTGCCTACACGGTGAAAGTAGGACAAAAAGTAAAGCGCGGTCAGATGATAGGCAGAGTAGGCAATACAGGTACTTCCGTTTCTTCTCACCTGCACTACGAAGTCATCAAAAACGGCCAGAAGGTAAATCCTATCGGCTATTTCTTCAACGACCTTTCACCGGAGCAATACACCAAGATGTTGCAAATTGCGGCTCAGGACAGACCTTCGTTGGGCGGCAACTGA
- a CDS encoding helical backbone metal receptor produces MPVFTDQMGRHIALDLPPRRIVSLVPSQTELLFDLGLQKRIAGITKFCIHPAEARAIKTIIGGTKQFRMEVIHRLQPDLIIGNKEENYQEGIEELSRHYPVWMSDIFGLDDALAMIRSIGELTETRTQAATIAQEIADGFAALTAHPTHRRVLYLIWHNPWMAAGKQTFIDDMLQRGGWQNAVTESRYPELSEADMRNLAPDCVFLSSEPFPFREKHIAHVQAIVPHAKILLVDGELFSWYGSRLRHSAAYLADLRLRMQT; encoded by the coding sequence ATGCCTGTTTTCACCGACCAAATGGGGCGGCATATTGCCTTAGACCTGCCGCCCCGGCGCATTGTGTCCTTAGTGCCTTCCCAAACCGAACTGCTGTTCGATTTGGGTTTGCAGAAGCGCATAGCAGGCATTACCAAATTCTGTATCCATCCTGCCGAAGCGCGGGCAATCAAAACCATTATCGGCGGCACCAAACAGTTTCGCATGGAGGTCATCCATCGCCTGCAACCCGACCTGATTATCGGTAATAAAGAAGAAAACTATCAAGAAGGCATCGAAGAACTTAGTCGGCATTATCCCGTTTGGATGAGCGACATTTTCGGCTTAGACGATGCGCTGGCGATGATTCGCTCCATTGGCGAACTGACAGAAACCCGGACACAGGCAGCAACCATTGCACAGGAGATTGCAGACGGCTTTGCAGCACTGACGGCGCACCCAACCCACAGGCGTGTGTTATACCTCATCTGGCACAACCCATGGATGGCAGCAGGAAAACAAACGTTTATTGATGACATGTTGCAGCGCGGGGGCTGGCAAAATGCAGTTACCGAAAGCCGCTATCCCGAACTTAGCGAGGCTGATATGCGCAACCTCGCGCCCGACTGCGTATTTCTTTCCTCCGAACCCTTCCCTTTTCGGGAAAAACACATAGCCCATGTGCAGGCAATAGTGCCTCACGCAAAAATTTTACTTGTGGACGGCGAACTGTTTTCTTGGTACGGCAGCCGATTGCGGCACAGTGCGGCATACTTGGCAGATTTGCGACTCCGCATGCAAACCTGA